One uncultured Draconibacterium sp. genomic window, GTTAATCCTTCAGGTAAATTAACTGAAACATTCCCGCGTAGGCTAAGCGACACTCCATCCTATCTTACCTGGCCCGGTGAAAATCGAAAATCGCTTTATAATGAAGGTGTATTCGTCGGTTATCGTTACTACGATATTAAAGAGCTTGAACCTTTATTCCCATTTGGGTACGGTCTTTCCTATACCAATTTCGAATATTCTCAGATTAAGGTGGACAAAAAGGATTTTACCGACATCGATACCCTTACTGTTCAGTGTAACGTGAAAAATAGCGGTAACTACGATGGTAAAGAGGTCGTTCAATTGTATGTAAGAGAGCTTGAAAGTGATGTAATCAGACCGATAAAAGAATTAAAAGGATTTGATAAAATTGAGTTGAAAAAGGGAGAAGAAAAGCTGGTGTCATTTAAACTTGAACCAAGGGATTTTCAATACTTCAGTACAAAATATAAAAGTTGGAAATCTGATTCCGAAGAATTTGAAATTCTGATTGGTAGTTCCTCGCGTGATATTCGTTTATCACAAGCCGTGAAGATAAATGCTACACAAAAGTATTATCAAACTTACGATATTAATTCAACCATTGGTGATTTAGCTGAACATCCTTTTGGGGCGGAATTTGTGAATGGAATCAGAAAAATGTCACAAGCGAAATATAGCACTGAAGGACTAAGCGAGGTAGAAAAAGAAGCAGCCATTAAGCAACAGAAAATGAGTGAAGCATCAATGATGGAAATGCCACTAAAGAAGGTGATTTCCTTGTCTGGAGGCAGGATTCCGGAGAGCATGATAATGAATATGTTAAATAGAATTAATGAGGATGTGAATCGTAATCGAAAATAGCTTGCCTTTAATTTTTAAGGATATATTCACTAAAACACTGAACAATTATCATATAAATAGATTAAAAACTAAGCTTGCTTTTTCCTTAACAAGTTGATATATGAATTGCAATTATTTCAAGCATAAAAACAATCGATTATGACAAAAAAATTAGATGGGATGGTTGCCATTGTAACAGGTTTCGGACAAGGAGTAGGTAAAGGTATTGCCTTGGTATTGGCCCGTGAAGGGGCTGGTTATTACAAATAGTCGCAAGCCAAAGTCAGGAAAAGTTGAAGACCTGAGTATTTTAAGCGAAGAAGAAAGAATAAAGTATCGTTTACTGAGTGGTGATGCAGAAATCACAGCGAAAGAGATTATAGAAATGGGGGGCGAGGCATCTACATTTTATGAAATTGATCCTAGTTATAAGTTTCACAAAGGAAAACTCAAAGCATGGCTAAGCCTACGCTATTTTGGCAAACAATACGAAACTACATTAAATACAGTTGAATATAACCCATAGTGGGAGAGCTTTGGCGGTTTAGACTATACAATGAGCCGTAATGTTGTTGTCCAGTTTCAGGTAACAAACTTCCTTGACCAACAACGAGGAATTAAAGGAGACCTTGTAAATGCAATGCAAATGACGCAGGAACGGGTGTAGTTGCCTCTGCAATTCGCCACATCAATACGAATTGACAATCGACTTTAAGTTTTAATCATAAAGTAATAAAAAAAAAGAGAATTATGAAAAAAGTGATGATGATTATTGTAGCCGGATTGATAATGATGCTGGCTAACCTGAACGTAAATGCTCAGGATGAAAAAGATTATTTCGTTGGGAAATGGGATATTCTGGTAGAAGGAACGCCAAGTGGCGATACCCATAATGCCCTGATTTTGAAACGAGGAGAAGATGGCAACCTGACAGGTACTTTTCAGTCGGATGGCAAAGAACCAACAAAAATTACGCGTGTTGAAGAATCAGCAAATGAAGTAACAGTATATTTTTTAGCAAGTGGCTACGATGTGTATCTGGACATGGAAAAGATCGACGAAGATAAGATGGAAGGTTCCATGATGGATATGTTTGATTGTTATGCAACCCGTGTAAAAGAAGAAAAGTAAAAAGTAATTTTAAGCAGGTAGTTTCTCGAGGGGTAACTACCTGCTTTTTACTTCTTCAAATATATTCAATGCTCTATTTCGAAAAGAAGCGATAATGGATTTTTCTATTCAGTCAAAACTATTCTTTCAAAGACAACATGAATACCAGCGAAGTAATTACTAATTAATATTCACTTATTCGATAAAAAATATAATGAAACAGATAAAAGTATTCATAATGCTGTCCGTGTTTGTCCTTAGCTCAATATACTTGAAGGCACAGGAAAATACACAGCCACTGAAACCGGTTGGAAAGCCAGGAAAGACTGTTTTAACTGCTAGTGCCAGCGGATTGAATCCTGATGAAGTAACAATATTAATAGAGCGATAATTAACTATAAATATAATCCAATGATGTATAAGAATCTAAAACACTTAGTGCTAGCAAGTATTGTTTGTTTGTCTACTATACAACTATTTGCACAGAATAATATAAATGATCAAGAAAGACTTTTTGATTATGGTTGGTCTTTCAAGTTAGACACAATTTCTTCCGGCCCGGAAAATCCTGATTATGATGTTTCAGGTTGGAGAAGAGTTAATTTACCTCATGATTGGAGTAATGAGGACGTTGCAGTTCAAATTCCCGATTCGATCGTCGGTCCTTTTTCCCGAAATTCACCGGGTGGAACCTTTGATGGTTTCACTTTTGGCGGAACAGGTTGGTATCGTAAATCTTTTGTTTTATCGAAAGAAGATGAAGGGAAGAAAGTGTTTATCAAATTTGATGGAGTTTACATGAATTCTGATGTCTGGATTAACGGACATCATTTAGGTAACCATCCTTATGGGTATACGCCGTTTAATTATGAACTCACGCCTTTTCTTAAGTCGGTAGGAGAAAGTAATGTGCTTTCTGTTCGGGTAAAGAATGAAGGAAAAAACAGCCGTTGGTATGCCGGTTCCGGCATCTACCGCGATGTGAAACTGGTGGTTGTAAATCCGGTGCATATTGACCTTTGGGGTCTGTATCTAACAACACCTCAGGTTTCGGAGATGCAGGCTACGGTAAATCTGACAACAACCATTGTTAATACAGGAGGTCGTGATGAGAAATTAGATTTGAAGCTCAAAGTCAGGGATTCAAAAGGAGAAATTGTAGCTACAAAAGTAAGTCGGTTTGAACTTGGTGTGAATGACACCATAGACGTCACCCAAACCCTAACAATAGAAAAACCCTTATTATGGTCAGCCGAATCCCCGAATCTTTACACTGCTGAAATTAGCCTAATCAAAAAAGAAAAGGGGGTAGACAAAGTAGCTGTTTCCTTTGGAATCCGGAATATTCAGATTAGTGCCAAAGACGGATTACTGGTAAATGGCAAACCGACACTTTTAAAAGGAGGTTGCATTCACCACGATAATGGGCCTTTGGGGGCTGTATCAATAGAGGCAGCAGAAGAGCGAAAAATAAAATTATTAAAGGAGAGTGGCTTTAATGCGGTGAGGATGAGTCATAACCCTCCATCTAAAATTCTTTTGGAGGTATGTGACAGATTAGGGATGTATGTTATTGATGAGGCTTTCGACGCATGGGAGAAAACTAAATTTACGGATGATTATCATCTGTATTTCGAGAATAACTGGAATAAGGATCTGACGGCAATGGTTCTTCGTGACCGTAATCATCCTTCTATCATACTCTGGAGTATTGGTAATGAAATCAGAGAGCGGGCTTCAGAGAGAGGTTTGGAAATTACTCAAATGCTAAAGAATCGGGTGAAGGAACTTGATTCTTCCAGAATGGTTACTGAAGCAGTTTGCGACTTTTGGGATGCACGCAGAACCTATAATTGGGAAGAGCATACACCGGCTATTTTTGATATTCTTGATGTTGGTGGATACAACTATATGGATGAAAAGTATCTGGCAGACCATGCGAAGTATCCTGACAGGATCATGTTGGGAACTGAATCCTACGCGTCAAAGTCTTATGAAATATGGCAAATGATGCAAAAATACCCCTATCTGGTTGGCGATTTTGTTTGGACTGCAATGGATTATCGAGGAGAAGCAGGATGTGCAAATACCGGATTTATTAAAGGGAATCAAAAAAAGATATTCGTACAATGGCCATGGTTCAATGCATTTTGCGGAGATCTGGATTTTGTTGGACATAAAAAGCCACAGTCCTATTACAGAGATGTGGTTTGGGATCGCAGTCAAATAGAAATGATGGT contains:
- a CDS encoding glycoside hydrolase family 2 TIM barrel-domain containing protein gives rise to the protein MMYKNLKHLVLASIVCLSTIQLFAQNNINDQERLFDYGWSFKLDTISSGPENPDYDVSGWRRVNLPHDWSNEDVAVQIPDSIVGPFSRNSPGGTFDGFTFGGTGWYRKSFVLSKEDEGKKVFIKFDGVYMNSDVWINGHHLGNHPYGYTPFNYELTPFLKSVGESNVLSVRVKNEGKNSRWYAGSGIYRDVKLVVVNPVHIDLWGLYLTTPQVSEMQATVNLTTTIVNTGGRDEKLDLKLKVRDSKGEIVATKVSRFELGVNDTIDVTQTLTIEKPLLWSAESPNLYTAEISLIKKEKGVDKVAVSFGIRNIQISAKDGLLVNGKPTLLKGGCIHHDNGPLGAVSIEAAEERKIKLLKESGFNAVRMSHNPPSKILLEVCDRLGMYVIDEAFDAWEKTKFTDDYHLYFENNWNKDLTAMVLRDRNHPSIILWSIGNEIRERASERGLEITQMLKNRVKELDSSRMVTEAVCDFWDARRTYNWEEHTPAIFDILDVGGYNYMDEKYLADHAKYPDRIMLGTESYASKSYEIWQMMQKYPYLVGDFVWTAMDYRGEAGCANTGFIKGNQKKIFVQWPWFNAFCGDLDFVGHKKPQSYYRDVVWDRSQIEMMVQKLEVPEGMRYYVNNWGWPDELKSWTWPGSEGDTLQVRVYTKSKLVKLELNGKLMAEQAIADNSITALFNVPYQPGTLVAKAYENGKEVSSTILKTVGKPAAIQLIADRTTIKANRNDLAYVSVEIVDTKGNLVPYADDIEIKYTITGQGEIAGVGNGNPKDVSSFQQPKKKVWHGKGLAIVRPNGPAGKIKLTAKAKGLKEGSIDIITQ